The following is a genomic window from Drosophila busckii strain San Diego stock center, stock number 13000-0081.31 chromosome 2L, ASM1175060v1, whole genome shotgun sequence.
actatatatacaagcaGCCAACAGTCCAGCCCAGTTAACAAACCTTCAAATGACCACTGAGTTGGCTTCTGGGGTTTGTTTAAGGTATTTTTTGACTGCTTTATGGGTTTCTGAGTATTATCACCTCAagtctaaaattaaaattagttggACATTCCAAAAACTGCTGAACTTTTGACTAACTTGCAGTATAGCAGATTTAGAAAAGTTTTTATTGAGAAGTTAGCCAATTACAAAAACATtagaaacatttaaaattcaatctaatatttataatgtatGATAAGCTAATTTTCTACAGTCCTCTCTTACATACAaacttgtattaaaatttaatttttaatcaattgctAGCGATAGAGCATTTGTCTAACGACTAAAGCTTATTCCAACCGCAACATCTTCGCGGTAAAACTAACGAAGAAGCACGAAGTTAAATTTAGTCGTAAGCAAGTAAATGCTAGAGGTCCTAGCGCCGGCTAGACCCAAGAGCTAACCCCAACAAGTCGCTGGCTTCGTTAAACAGTTGGCTGACCATCTGAGTGGGAGTGTGGGGCGTGTGGAGCGTCGTTTGCACTGGGGGTAGTTGAACGCTAAGCCAGAGCTGAAACGCAATGTCCTGTTTTACATTTGCAAgttttgcctttgttttggcttttccTGAAATGGAACATTCGTCGAGAGCGACGGCATTTGTTTTCctctttgtatgtatgtgtggacTCCTTGGGTTAGTCAGAGGCGGTCAGCACGACATTTGCCGAGTCCGAGTGTGGCAAACAGTTGTTAAAGTGTCGTTGATGCCACCGCCAGTGGCGCAAGAAAGTGGCACAGCTGCTTGTTAAATTAATCAGCAAGCagtcaattaaatgttataataaaatagaCGTTCTGTATAAACTTGTtgtgtaaaatgcaaaatgcattctACGTTGGCGCACAGCAGCTGCGCGCATTGTGCCACAGATTCAGCGTCTATATGCTGGCAAAGTTGAGGGCGGCATGTGGCAGGCTGCGGAGCTGCgatcgctgctgttgttgttgtggtggtggCAGTGGCAGAAAATCGATGGCAATTGATAAAAGCGACAATGAGTCTGATAAAGTGACGTGTCAAGTGCTGCAAACGCCGCAAGAGGCACACAAACATGCAACACCAGCTCAAGTAGCTGCCTATGCTGAGTGTATAGCGTAAGCAGTAGGCCTAAACTattaaacagcaattaaaatgtgtaatTTCTTTTTTCCAAACAGCGTGGAGGTGCAGGCAAACGCACAGCAGGCGGCGGAGTTGCCGGCGAGAGTCCAAGAGCTGGAGCACGCAGTGGATAGTGTGTCTTTGAGTGCCTCAGTCAAGTCTGTTAACTACTCGCAAAAGTCCACTGCCTCGGCCAAGTCGTTTAGCAGTCAAAgcgctggagctggcgctgttgctctagaacagctggagcagcaattCGAGGAGCTGGTCGTAGATGACATTGAAGAGGAACCGCTGGAGCCAGCAGCTAAGCTGGAGCCACAGCTCAAGCGCAATGAGAGCAACAATAGTCTGCACAGCAAAACCGAAAGCATTCGAACGCAGCTGGAGGACACTACACCACAATTGTCACGTGCACAGTCCGTCAAGTCCATAGAGGAGCAAATCGAAGGCAGCAATAGCTTTGTGCtggtggagcagctgcagcaagagCTGACTGCGCCGCCTGTTGCGCAGCCATCGCCTGCTTGCTCCAGTCGCAAGTCAAGCGCACTGCCATCGAAGCGAATCTCACTCTCGTTGGACTCGCTGTATGGTGAGCGTCCCTACTCCAAGCAGGGCTCGCTGGACAACAGTAGCACTACCACAACGGATAATAGCTCACAGCTGGGCTGTCAGCTGCTTGAAAACTGCAGTCTGCCCGCCAAGCCGCTGAATACGCCGCTCAAGCAAAAGTCCAAAACTTCTTACTTGCTGCGTGGCCAGCGTCGCGTGTCGCCCGTCAAGCAGGCCATTAAGATGTCCCAAACGGAGCTGTTTCCCAGCAACATGTCGCGCTTCGAGAAGCCACGTGAAGCGCTTATGAAAACCTTTGACCAACTGGACTCGCCCACTTGGGAGCACAACATGACGGGCTTGAAGTGCATGGTGCGACTCATACGCTATCATCAGGACATGCTGGACAACCATATGCACATGAGCTGCATACAGCTAACGCGCTCGGTGCGTAATCTGCGCTCCCAAGTGGCGCGTGCCGCTTGCCAAGCTGCCACGGAGCTGTTCACGCTCAAGTACAAGTCGCTGGAGCAGGAGTGTGATGATTTGGTTTGCGCCTTGCTGCATCGTACAGCGGATACGAATCGCTTTCTGCGCGCAGATGCCACACGTGCGCTGGAGTCCATGGCGGACAATCTGCAGCCGGCTAAAGTACTCAACATTTTAACGTCCAAGGGTGCACAGCATCAGAATGCGCTGGTGCGCACCACCACGGCCAAGTTGCTTTATAGACTGGTGGAGCGCTTGGGCAGCGATCGCATCTATGCCATGAGCCGCGAGCAGCGAGACAAGTTTTTCCAGGTGGGCGCCAATCTACTGCTGGAGGGCAGCCTGGAGACGCGCAGCTATGCCAAGTCCTTGTTTCGCGCCCTGTCCGATCACAGCAGCTATCAGCGTCTGCTGCTGGAGGTCATACCGCCACGCACATATCGCAATGTAGAGAAGACACTGCGCAGCATAACGCATTAGGCTTAAttcattacaattattttttttttacagatATGTATGTTAGAGTCAAACTAAACATTAAACATGCTATTTAAAAATGCTGTTACAACTTGTAATTAGACCAAATCGTTAGTAATTATCGTGTGTCATTAATTAGTTAGTACTTATGCTAGTacattgatttttaatttgcttagaaCTGACATTAGTTTAAGCAAATCGCGTGTGTTTGCGgcatgtaaatataaatactcaaaataaattaaatatattttgcattccTATAGTAGCCTCGTCATAATCTGCGCTTGCCATGATTATAGCGCTGATCCGAacgtctgttgctgttgttgtgctgctgatAATTATATTGCTGATGATGCATTTGATGTTGATGCGGTCTGGGCCGCTTGTTGTCGAGCACAGCACTGTCGCTTCGACGTCGAAGATCATTGTGATTGTTGTAATTGCTACCAAGACCCATTGCTTCATGGTGGCTATATCTGGGATGATAATTCTGCTGGGGCGCATCAAATGGATTCTGCTGCATACGCGAATCTCTTTGCCTATCAACGCCTTGAGACCTCATATTTATCTTCTTCTCATACAGTTCCAGTCCCTGGAATAGCTGCAATGCAAAAGGCACTGCACACTTGTGCTGATATGAAACGAAGCCAAAGTTGCGCTGACGTCCCATGTTGTCCAGTGGTATGCGCACACTTTCTATGGGTCCCGCCTGCAGAAACACCTCGTAAAGTATGTCCTCCGTTACGCGCTCGTCCAGATTGTTGCAATAGATcgtgcgctgctgctcatcatcctcatcatcgtcgtcatcataATCTTCTTCACCATTTTGTTGCAGTGAATAGCGCATAGAAAAGTTCATATGATGTGAAGGTGGATGATGCATTTGCATCATCATTGGCATTTGTGGAGACATTagtgctgcatttgcattgtaCATTTCTTGCTGTATCGCAGCTTGCTGTATAGCAATAGCGATTTGATCCATttcttatgtatttattaattcttgtttttctttaaaagTTTCGCTGATATTTATGAGTCTAGGGTTGTCCTTTACTTTTATGTTAGTGTTGGCGGCGGAACAACAACCGATTGTATTAAGTAGCGCTGCCAACTTGTTAAAAACAGTGTAGCCATAgcaatcaaatataatttaaaacacaaattttgcGCGCAAGAACCACCCTTAACTAACTAGCGTGatcattgtttatattatatatagcaactAGTTGATGCAGCCATGAACTTGTAAGCTgcaattcatttcaattgaatgaTGTTATGCTGCTGATagtactgattgttgttgtcgtacaGAGACAGAGATAAAGTTCGTTGATTTTCTCGAGTACTGCTCGCACTTTAACAGCAATTCGTTAAATCATGATTAGACAGCAAAATAGTATAGTAAGACGTGTAGTATTTATTTAGGAGGGGGTAGCGGAGCCTAGCAAAAAACGAGCcgaaaaaaaatgataattgCGAACATACACACTAACTAACGGTACACATTCAGCAACATTCGTGTTATCAATGATTAGAATATCGTCGTTCTGTGATGTTATTATTATCtacacctgtgtgtgtgtgtttgtcgcTTTTAAATAAGCTATTGCACAATCATGCTTTttagcatatacatatttatagtACAAACTACAAAAGCAGTAGCGCAACGAATTCACAGTTTCATTCGGTCACGGATAGTGGGCGTAACAACATGGCTGAGGTACCAAAAATCACGGACTTTCATAAAGTGGTCGAGCCCCACTTGCATGGCGCAACGCTCGAATCATATGAGAGCTCTTATCTAACCAAGCCAGGAGATAATTATGGCAGTATTatgctttcaattaaagctaaaattaagCAGCCCAATGGCAACAAAGAGGAATTACCGCTAATTGCAAAGCTGCCCCCATTAACTAACGATCTGTACTGGCAGCTCTTTCATCCAGAACGTACTTGCATCACTGAGAATACTGTCTACAAGAATTTGGGGCCCGAGCTGGACAAACTTCAACTGGAGGCCGGTGTGCTGCCCACCAAACTATTCGATGGCTTTTCTCGTTATTACGGATCACGCATATCGCTCAATGAAAACTCTACAGTAGTAGATCGAGACGCTTTATTGGTGCAGGAAAATCTTACAGTGCGAGGCTATAAGCCTGGCAACAGACACGATAGCTACGATCTGGCACACACCGTGCTTATACTACACTACTTGGCTAAGTTTCATGCCCTGCCCATAGCACTGCGCTTGAAGAAACCAAAggttttttatgaaaaaatacGCCCCCACTTTAATAAATTCGATATGAATGAAAATATGGATCCATCCATGAAAGATATGCTAAGTACTGAAACCATAGCGGATGTCAAGCTTGTAGCCAAGGACAATGAAAAGGATATCAAGCGTGTAGATGAGCTCTTCGAGCTGTATAACGCCTGTAATGCGGGATTAGAAGCGGATGATGGACCCTATACTTCAATAAGTAACTTGCATtgttattataacaaattgattttatgttaattgcttcacaaacttttgcagctCACATGGATCTctggataaataacttaatgGTGAAATACGGTAAGttgtgcattcaaatttgctttagtaacaagtaaacaataatataattaacagATGAGACTGGTGTACCtgctaaattaaagtttattgacTTTCAAATTACACAGTATGAGTCCGTTGTACatgatataatatttttattgttgtcgaGCGTGGGTAAGTTTGAAGAcacaaaattatgtttttaaagatttttaataattccTTCCCCTTAGATACGAAAGTCGTGGAGGAGAACTACCATCATTTACTGCGTATATATTATAATGAATTTATCAACACATTAAACAGAATGAATGTGTGCACTAAGGCCTACAGTTTTGAAAGGTAAGTAGAGTTGTTATATTATCTACAAACATTTggcatgcaatttgtttataaattccCTGATAatgtcaaaaatataaacaatgatAAGCAGCGAAGTAAATCagcttttaatttcttatttaactttttcttGCAGTTTTATGGCCGAGGTACAAAGAGTAGCCCACTTGCAGATTCCACATGCACTCTTTATGGTCAAGGTTGTGCTAGCTGACAATAGTACGCTGCCAAGTGAATTTAAGGATATGGACATGTCTGTGCTATCAAAAAACAGAGGCAAggaaacaattttaaataaggtTGCCGACATCATGCACTtggcaaaaaaatttaatttcttttattaagcaactagattacaaataaattgtttatcaaaCAGTTAAAAAGATTGTAAAGCAATGTTGACCGCTGGGAATGGAACGCGTGCTCTTATTTGGGTTTTTTTCCATTTATCAATGtagcatatagtatataaaaacatataatagCTTCGATAGCCAATGGCTAGTTATTGGCGTCGCACGCGTTCTTAACGACTTGTCGGTACATGCGCGTTACTCGATGAAAAAGTTGCCGAGTGGCcttgtaaacattttataaatatatttttttaaataattcgcgtgtagttgttgtttgtgcgaatttttgcaattgcaaaacaatCAAAAGAGAATACATAAGCTCTCAATTAAGTGATACTGCGGATATTCTTCTCTTGCCTATTTTTAGGCTGATTCCATTGCATATCTGCTGGCTGAACTAACTAATGAAGTAAGTTCgaagcaaaattttatatattagcaattgaattgtattCTCTTTAGAGCTGACATTATTTGGATTTAATGTATACCAACTGGACGGATGATCGTCCACGCTTTGTAGTGAATATGACATTCTCTAATGTGGAGGGCGTTGCTTCCTTTACGACAATTAATGAGG
Proteins encoded in this region:
- the LOC108600703 gene encoding uncharacterized protein LOC108600703, with protein sequence MAEVPKITDFHKVVEPHLHGATLESYESSYLTKPGDNYGSIMLSIKAKIKQPNGNKEELPLIAKLPPLTNDLYWQLFHPERTCITENTVYKNLGPELDKLQLEAGVLPTKLFDGFSRYYGSRISLNENSTVVDRDALLVQENLTVRGYKPGNRHDSYDLAHTVLILHYLAKFHALPIALRLKKPKVFYEKIRPHFNKFDMNENMDPSMKDMLSTETIADVKLVAKDNEKDIKRVDELFELYNACNAGLEADDGPYTSITHMDLWINNLMVKYDETGVPAKLKFIDFQITQYESVVHDIIFLLLSSVDTKVVEENYHHLLRIYYNEFINTLNRMNVCTKAYSFESFMAEVQRVAHLQIPHALFMVKVVLADNSTLPSEFKDMDMSVLSKNRGKETILNKVADIMHLAKKFNFFY
- the LOC108594348 gene encoding RNA-binding protein 7 → MDQIAIAIQQAAIQQEMYNANAALMSPQMPMMMQMHHPPSHHMNFSMRYSLQQNGEEDYDDDDDEDDEQQRTIYCNNLDERVTEDILYEVFLQAGPIESVRIPLDNMGRQRNFGFVSYQHKCAVPFALQLFQGLELYEKKINMRSQGVDRQRDSRMQQNPFDAPQQNYHPRYSHHEAMGLGSNYNNHNDLRRRSDSAVLDNKRPRPHQHQMHHQQYNYQQHNNSNRRSDQRYNHGKRRL